The Nakaseomyces glabratus chromosome H, complete sequence genome segment TAtgtttatatactttctAACTGACAGCTATGGAACATTCTTGCCGTTAATTGTACTACATTCGATGGAGAAACTGTATTGCGTGGTAAAATGGAAGCATTTAGAGGATTTGCACAGTTGTTAGGTCGAGGCCCTTTTTTGTCTGATGATTACAGCCCTTTTGTACGTAAGTTTCTGTGGTTACAGACCCTTTTCACCCGACCGGTGAGTCTTCCAGACGATTTACGTGTAATTAGACTTTCTCGAGGTCGCTGAGCTTGTACAATACGATCTAAGCGGTCAAAGCTATATATGTTTACAATTGCAGTGtgaacaataataaaactaAGCTATTAGTTGTTTCAagaatgataaaaatattaactACCAGCCAGGCGCATATACACacaaatattaatattccGGTgtcaacaaaaaaattcaaaaaaaataaatgctTCCAACCAGATTTGAACTGATGATCTCCACATTACTAGTGTGGCGCCTTACCAACTTGGCCATAGAAGCTTTTAAATTCGTTGTGAGAAAAACTTGGGCTGGCACCCTTAATCAGTTGATGATAATATGATACGAAACTCTATAATTTATGCCATGTGAAGTATCTTAGTACATATAACATACAATAACGAGAGGGTAATTGAAAGTTGTTGAACAAGGATGTGAAATCCCAGCACtatttaaatatatatatactaatCTTTCTTATTGTAGATGTGTAGAGGCAGACTAACTCCAGTTTTATACTGAAATGATGTATAGCTCTGTAAATCTATCTTCGTACGATTTGAGTGCATTCCCTCGATTAAGGACCCGAGAAGAGCATATAGCTGTAATGACTATCTATTGGACTAATAAATTGCTTCAAGCAATTCAGAAGGACTAAGTCACCTGCAGGAATATTAGCAAAGACAAAAACCCTAAGACAGTAATGGCATTATTTGGTGGATCATCTAGTCAAGCTCCTGCATCTGCTACAGATAATAAAGTGCAGGCATTCAAGCAGCAGATTGCACAAGAGATAGCAGTTGCCAATGCCACTGATCTAGTTAACAAAGTGTCTGAGAACTGCTTTGAGAAGTGTCTGCAGTCTCCATACAAAGACGGTAACGAAGGATGTGTCGATCAATGCCTTGCCAAGTATATGCGCTCCTGGAATGTAATCTCGAAGACATACATTAACAGAATACAGGATGCCTCTACAACTGGTGAAATATAGACTATCCACAACAACTGAaacatgtatatatttgaaactaCTGTTTATGAGCACGAGCATTGCAAcgataataatattatttttgtgtattttttttcagttatatataagaataaataaGCATAGTCATCCCTACTTTTTATTTGCTTTCATAGTAGATGATAGAATAAAGGGCCTAATCCCTGAGTTGGTTGATATTTTCTGTTCTCttgaatatatacaaaGCAGCGCAATTGCAGCCATTATgtcatttttctttaatgtaCAGAGCTTTCATTTCTAAATTAAAACTTTATTGGTGCTAGAATTCAGGATGGAGAATATCTactcatcatcatcgtccTCCTCATCGCCACCAGCAGCGCCTATCTGTGCCTTAACGTCCTTCCATAATTTACCCTTGTTGTGGTTCTCATACCAGGATGTGACAGCGGTGTCAAAAGCACCTTGGAATACAAATGCAGATGCTAAGATAGTACCAACGAAAATGGAGTTTCTCTTGAACAGAACTTTGTATAGTGAGCTGAACGACattttgtattgtattgtattgtttTGGACCTTTAAAGCTTTAGGAGTTGCAAATTGCGAAGCTGTAGGTCGATAGCAACTTTTAAATATTATCgataaaatttcaaattacTATTCACTACTTATTGCTTTGGGATGGGCAGGGACTCGTCGTAGTGGACGCTCTTTCCGGTTAACTCGGTGATAAAGGCATCCAGAGAAATCATCGCAGTAATCAGCGATCCTCCCATTTCATTGGCTGAATTTGTTCGTTATAGCGTATCTAGCATGTGATGGTATATGTAGGTATTTAAATTATTCAGCGAAGCCAATACTAATCCAACTTCTGATAATTGGATTAGTAATTAATACTAGTATATTGATACATGTTGCGACTTTTATCATATTTATATTAGAAAAACTTACACAACTAATGCATTGTAGTATTGATTGATAAAAACTATGAAAGGTAAAACCAAGAATATACTTACGATGAGAACGTTTCCGATCACCATTCAGGCTCATCGTCAGTGTCTTCTTGGTCCTGGTTTTGCCAGGTATTTCCGTCAGTATCTTCTAGGTCCATACGGAAATCCTGCTCATCGTTATCACCGTTTTGTACAGCATCTCTGAAATCTTCAAAGATTTGAAAGAAGTCTCTAACATCCCCTTGGGCGCCAGCCGCATTAGGGAAGCCAAAGAGTGTGGTGGCTGCTGCCGCTGCCGCGGCTGGCCCTCCAACAATACCATTGGCCCCTCTTGCCAAGTCTTCGTCATCCATGTCAACGTCTCTAATCTCCTCATCGTCATAGAAATCGTTGTCCTCATCTATCTCCGTGGGCCTAGTGGGGAATCTTTGTCCTCTTGTGATTTCGAACAAAAATccatttgataaaatgtTCACACGGAACTCATCTCCCATGACTCTACTTATGTAGCCTGTCACCTCATTGTTGATCCACAGCTTGTTCAGATGTTCAtatcttttcaaattcaatgTGGTCAGGTCCCCTCTTCTCATGGCATTTCTTCCTACCTCACCATGAGAATTCAAGTAAGGAGCTGAGATAAAGATGTTAGATGGTGGTTGGCTCAGGAATAAACAAACTTCACTGGTGTTGGGCATTAAGAAAAGTCCAAAAGATGAGAAACAATTAGTCAAGTGACGTGACATTTCTCTACGGTCGGTTCTCAGATGGACTTTCATACCACAAGTCAAACAAATTCGGAAGTCAAGTCTATTCTTAGGGTTAATAACATTCGTCAGTGCCTCCTCAAGCAGCTTGAATTGTTTTGAGTCTGTGACATAAgtattcaaatatttcttcaagttaATCAATTTCACAACACCTGGGTATTCATGCGGAATATCCTTCAAGTAGGTGTCGTTTCCCTCAGTGAATTTCGAGTCCAACAATGCTTGCACAAACATGTCATCGAAGTCTGTAAATTCAGTCAGTAATGGTGTTGCTGAGTTAGCAAAAGATACATAGTCCTCTATGGAGATGTCGCTCTCTATGTTAACATCGTCGATTATTAGTGGTTGATCTTCTGACTCCTTCACCAAATTGTGGAAGACCTTTAACATGATGAACACTCGCTTGTAACTTGGAACAATTTGGTTAAGTAGgaaagaatatattatattgtaaTATGCTTGATCCTTCTCATGTACTTCCCTTGTTTTCGAAATATTGGTCTTGAAGTactcattttcaaattgtcTGATAGCTGATACAACTAACTCAGGAGCTTCATATCCATCTTTGAACATATCTGAGAATTGATAGTCTTCTCTTGAATCATTCATCCACATACATTTAAAATAGGACTGGACGGTTTGTTTGATCAAAACAAACATAACCCTTGATACAGCTTCCTTAACAGGTGTATTTTCAAACAACGTACTTTTTACAATatattgaagaacttgattGTAACAATTTCCACTTTCTGAAGATGAATCATAAATTTCGAGCTTGTTTGTAGGTTTGCCCATGATATAATAGAAAAGTGACATAGAAATCAGAATGTTGCCCAGAGTTTTAAATTTCTGTTCTCTACCCTTAATATATGAATTAGTATCAGGAGGATCAAGACGTGATGAGATTTCAAGCATACTAATAGTATTCGCCCAGTGAGCAGCCATGATTAACGAGGTATCAGTGTCATTGAATTCAGAGGACTTCCTTataattttgtcaaatgAATTAATCTGTGGTAAAATTAAGTTGAAAATAGAATGGATGCTCTTGTATCTAGATACTGTAAAGTTCTTAAACAGACGAGATACAATATCAAGAATAGGCATAGGCATACCAAAACTGTTTAAATTTAGAGCTTCCTCAGATTTATCAGTTTGACATATAGGAATCACGGCATTAGAAAAAGTCTGACATAGTGGACATATGAATGCATTTGAGGAAAATCTCTTTTTCTGAATATATCTTCTAAAACAATTATGATGGATGTGGTGATTACATGAAACAAACACCTTTCTAGAACCCATTTCAGAATTGAGTCTCAAGTCTTCCAAAACAGTTGCATCTGTGGCAGACGCCTTTTCTTCGTCATTAAAAAATCCATGAACTTTACCGCTATAATCTTCTGCAGAATACACATCTGCCTCTCTAAAGGCCGGTGAAAAGTCATGATAAACAGGAACTACGAAAAAGTCATCAGAAGTGTCATCTTGGCATAAAGAGCATGTAAAGTCTTCGGAGGCAGTTATTTTGTTACCGAGCATATCTAGTTCgttttctttatcatcGAAAACTGCAGAATTCTCCTTCATGAATTTACTCTGTTGACTATTAAATTTTGCCATCAATTTTGCTTGATGTTTCTTTGCCagtcttttcttcttttccttttcagTTTCCTCTAAGATAACACCTTGATTTAGCTTTTTCGTCTTATACTCATCAACATATTCTAAACCGAATCCAGTAATGAGAGAGTCAAACACATCCTCAGGattttttcttatcattACTTCCAATAAATAATCGGCCTTGCTGGTTATGCTTTCAGAAAAGATATCAGATTTAGCATTTGCAATACTCAAGAAAAGATTACAGATTGATTTGGAAATGAAGTTTTGAGGAATAGACGATTTGCCATTTACCTGTTCGTCATCCTTAAAAACACAATGTATCAGGTGTAATAATtcatttaaaaataatcCGTTCTCAGTATCTAAACATACCTGTAGCAATTTGTACATTAGTTTGGCAAACACACCAGTTCTGGTAAAAGCACCTAAGCGCATAGTCAATGGATCTAAGTGTTTTGGATGTATCAGTTGCGGAACCAGAATTGTTTTATTGACATCTTCCTTTGATGTTGCCAAATGTGACTTGATTATGCTAGCACTactttcaaattcattttCCAAATTATCTAACCTCAGTGGATCAATTTTCGAATATAAATTGTCCTTCAACACAAATACACCATTATCAGCTAGTCCTTTAGGCTCCATAAAAGTAGATACTTCTGATAGTGCCTTGTCAAATTCAGTTCCATCCTCTGAAAGGTAATCGGGGACATTTTTTAGAAGTTTAGAATACGATAGAGGCTTAGTGTACAAGCTGTACATTATGgatgtttttatttgtgaAAACCTCTTTTCCTTGGCGCTGGCATAGTTTTTAAAAAATCTCCTCTCAGTGAGAAGGTGGTATAGGAATGTAATGAATTGCTGAATAACTAGGCCAATCTTATCTTCATAAACGGTGTTATTATATTCGGTTTCCCCAGTGAACCATGATAATAATTCCCATCTATCGAGAATATTGTATAGAATTCTTGGAATATCATCAACTTCCCATAAAAGAGCTAATTGGTTCAAGTGTATATCTCTGGAATATGAGTTCAGCTCGGGGTTGTTCCTATAATAGGATGCTTGGTGAAGAACTGACACACCATTTCTCACCCAGAAGCCAACATCAATTTGCGCACATAGTACAACTGCTCTTAAGGAAAAGTCCGAAATTTTCAAGAAGTCGTTACAATCTCTTAAAactatttcttttgcttctgTAAGAGACGTTTTTTCAatcaaaaatgaaaaaagcGTTTGAACTGGATTCATATATGCAACTGGCTCGCGACTAACCTCAAACTTGATGATCTCATGGGTGCCAGCCACTTCCCTGTAAGTAAGAGACCTATGTGCCAGGAAAGTGTTTACGAGTTTAATGGCATTCCTCAGTAAATTTGTATCAATCTGCTCTTTGAATTGCTCCATAATCTTTTCTATGGTTTGAATGATGCTGTAAATTGATGTCGTGTATTCTAGATATGGAATAAAGTATTGGTCCTCGTGTAAGATATGTTCACCCTCCTTCCGTTTTAATTTCCATGCACCattgaatattttgcaTAAGGTTACTATTGAGACAAATTCAGGGGCACGGAGTGGAATATTGGGGTCAGCAACTTTACTCAGAAGAGTTTCTACTGTATAAAGACCCTGTTTGAACGAAATGCTATAACTCTTCGTAGGGTTACTTTTTTGTACTCTTTGCCATAACAATAATGGACCATCATATTTACAAAATTCTGCAAATATGTCAAATACAGACCATACAATGTCAATAAAACTACCATCATTAAATATCATAGCAGCATTGGTTGGACATGTAAACAATTGAACAATGCATTCTCTAAGAGCAGTTAGTTGAGGCTCTCTGTCCATATAAGCTACTGACCTAGTCATATGGTTGAATATCTCAACAACTTGTCTGCAGAAATATGGTTTGTAGGTAAAAGATGAGGAGAGTGTTGGGATAATCATATTTTGTACCTCTTTTCTCAATCTCTTCCAGTACCtgttatcaaaatataataaatattggACTCTCGAATTAGTATAATTCTTATCCTTTATTTCTATTAGTTCATTAATACCTGTAGAAATTTTGTCAATCGAATCATTACTCAAGGCCTTGTGTTTGCCTAGAGGAATTTTGTTACCAGGTGCAAGGACAGACATGTTGAGACAATCATGATTACCTTCCTCTTCAAAAAGATGTTCAAAATGCTTATTTATAAACGGATTCATgtcaacagtcttggtgGAGTCGTATTGAGAGCATAATACCTTACCTAAAGCGTCCCTGAAAGTGTTTTGAAAATCAGGATCAGGAATAGCTAAACAATGAGTAATCCAAAATATTAGATGTTTGCATGCTTCTTGATGAATGTATTCATCCCACGAAGTTAAGGTTGCGGTTAACCCGTTTGTTTGTACCGCAAAAAAACCGCCCATCACAGAGGATAAATCCATAGAACATTTTAACATTGCTCTTCCCTCGCTATCGATTCTTGAAGTCAAAAGATCCGTGTGTACATTATCTGGAACACCTTGTCTTAAAGCTGTAGTTGCTTGTGAGTAATTGTGGAACTCATCGTTATAAATCATAACTGTGTAATGCTTAGGCTCCGTCGGACAATCTTCAGAGGTTTTATCGGCTTGTAAAACGCCGCCGGTACTCGCTACATCGTCAGCTACTTCATCCGAATCTTTATCCATATTTTCTTCTGGTATATTTTCGTTAGAACTACTGTTTTCATTTGTCTCGCCATAATTTGCCGCTGAATTATAGAAGTTCTTATACTTGAAATCGTTCAAAAATtcacttctttcttttattttgccAAATTGAGTGTGTGACTTCAGCTTCAAAGATATGGCATGTTGAAAAGTGGGTAGTGGTTCCAAGTTTTGATTAAATACATCAATGAAATGATCTATTACCTCTTCTAATATGACTTCTATTAGCTGAGTGGTCTCGGGTTTCATGAATGTGTTTTCATTTGAAGCATTGCTTTCACCTGTAGATTCCTGATTTTTCTCCTCTAATTCAGCTTTACAATTCAATGGTACATTCCACGCTTCTTCATCGCCACAGTCACATATACCACTGGTCACATCAGAGCATATATCTGTGTAGACATGGTGGCCTACGTGGTCCTCTGGattgaaacaaaatatacatAAGACACAGGTCTCATCGCATCCACATTCATGACATCTATATAGCGGCTCACCGATCTTAAACTTCCTACCACAGTTTCTCCCACTATGTCTATGGACTTTAGtaactttttctttgtcaaTGGTAAAGAAAGAGTTTGATTTAGTTGCCCATACCAGGTCTATATCTTTGATCTCTTTTAAATCCTTAGGAAATAGGCCAACAGGAGCAGTATCAAATAACTGTGGCA includes the following:
- the QCR9 gene encoding ubiquinol--cytochrome-c reductase subunit 9 (CAGL0H09328g~Ortholog(s) have ubiquinol-cytochrome-c reductase activity and role in aerobic respiration, mitochondrial electron transport, ubiquinol to cytochrome c, mitochondrial respiratory chain complex III assembly), translating into MSFSSLYKVLFKRNSIFVGTILASAFVFQGAFDTAVTSWYENHNKGKLWKDVKAQIGAAGGDEEDDDDE
- the UBR1 gene encoding E3 ubiquitin-protein ligase UBR1 (CAGL0H09350g~Ortholog(s) have ubiquitin-protein transferase activity), producing the protein MDLQAVRMEVRETLNSIHEMNYFKGTRGPTERVKMSFTLKEFLYRYLYYLICDEGKNLPQLFDTAPVGLFPKDLKEIKDIDLVWATKSNSFFTIDKEKVTKVHRHSGRNCGRKFKIGEPLYRCHECGCDETCVLCIFCFNPEDHVGHHVYTDICSDVTSGICDCGDEEAWNVPLNCKAELEEKNQESTGESNASNENTFMKPETTQLIEVILEEVIDHFIDVFNQNLEPLPTFQHAISLKLKSHTQFGKIKERSEFLNDFKYKNFYNSAANYGETNENSSSNENIPEENMDKDSDEVADDVASTGGVLQADKTSEDCPTEPKHYTVMIYNDEFHNYSQATTALRQGVPDNVHTDLLTSRIDSEGRAMLKCSMDLSSVMGGFFAVQTNGLTATLTSWDEYIHQEACKHLIFWITHCLAIPDPDFQNTFRDALGKVLCSQYDSTKTVDMNPFINKHFEHLFEEEGNHDCLNMSVLAPGNKIPLGKHKALSNDSIDKISTGINELIEIKDKNYTNSRVQYLLYFDNRYWKRLRKEVQNMIIPTLSSSFTYKPYFCRQVVEIFNHMTRSVAYMDREPQLTALRECIVQLFTCPTNAAMIFNDGSFIDIVWSVFDIFAEFCKYDGPLLLWQRVQKSNPTKSYSISFKQGLYTVETLLSKVADPNIPLRAPEFVSIVTLCKIFNGAWKLKRKEGEHILHEDQYFIPYLEYTTSIYSIIQTIEKIMEQFKEQIDTNLLRNAIKLVNTFLAHRSLTYREVAGTHEIIKFEVSREPVAYMNPVQTLFSFLIEKTSLTEAKEIVLRDCNDFLKISDFSLRAVVLCAQIDVGFWVRNGVSVLHQASYYRNNPELNSYSRDIHLNQLALLWEVDDIPRILYNILDRWELLSWFTGETEYNNTVYEDKIGLVIQQFITFLYHLLTERRFFKNYASAKEKRFSQIKTSIMYSLYTKPLSYSKLLKNVPDYLSEDGTEFDKALSEVSTFMEPKGLADNGVFVLKDNLYSKIDPLRLDNLENEFESSASIIKSHLATSKEDVNKTILVPQLIHPKHLDPLTMRLGAFTRTGVFAKLMYKLLQVCLDTENGLFLNELLHLIHCVFKDDEQVNGKSSIPQNFISKSICNLFLSIANAKSDIFSESITSKADYLLEVMIRKNPEDVFDSLITGFGLEYVDEYKTKKLNQGVILEETEKEKKKRLAKKHQAKLMAKFNSQQSKFMKENSAVFDDKENELDMLGNKITASEDFTCSLCQDDTSDDFFVVPVYHDFSPAFREADVYSAEDYSGKVHGFFNDEEKASATDATVLEDLRLNSEMGSRKVFVSCNHHIHHNCFRRYIQKKRFSSNAFICPLCQTFSNAVIPICQTDKSEEALNLNSFGMPMPILDIVSRLFKNFTVSRYKSIHSIFNLILPQINSFDKIIRKSSEFNDTDTSLIMAAHWANTISMLEISSRLDPPDTNSYIKGREQKFKTLGNILISMSLFYYIMGKPTNKLEIYDSSSESGNCYNQVLQYIVKSTLFENTPVKEAVSRVMFVLIKQTVQSYFKCMWMNDSREDYQFSDMFKDGYEAPELVVSAIRQFENEYFKTNISKTREVHEKDQAYYNIIYSFLLNQIVPSYKRVFIMLKVFHNLVKESEDQPLIIDDVNIESDISIEDYVSFANSATPLLTEFTDFDDMFVQALLDSKFTEGNDTYLKDIPHEYPGVVKLINLKKYLNTYVTDSKQFKLLEEALTNVINPKNRLDFRICLTCGMKVHLRTDRREMSRHLTNCFSSFGLFLMPNTSEVCLFLSQPPSNIFISAPYLNSHGEVGRNAMRRGDLTTLNLKRYEHLNKLWINNEVTGYISRVMGDEFRVNILSNGFLFEITRGQRFPTRPTEIDEDNDFYDDEEIRDVDMDDEDLARGANGIVGGPAAAAAAATTLFGFPNAAGAQGDVRDFFQIFEDFRDAVQNGDNDEQDFRMDLEDTDGNTWQNQDQEDTDDEPEW
- the TIM13 gene encoding protein translocase subunit TIM13 (CAGL0H09306g~Ortholog(s) have protein transporter activity, role in protein import into mitochondrial inner membrane and cytosol, mitochondrial intermembrane space protein transporter complex, nucleus localization), translated to MALFGGSSSQAPASATDNKVQAFKQQIAQEIAVANATDLVNKVSENCFEKCLQSPYKDGNEGCVDQCLAKYMRSWNVISKTYINRIQDASTTGEI